The stretch of DNA GGCTCGTCCGGCGCTGGAAGTGGACCGAGGAGACCGACCCGGTGAAGGTCGAGGCCGTCATCGCCGACCTCTTCCCGAAGAGCGAGTGGACGATGCTCTCGCACCGCGTGATCTTCCACGGCCGCCGGATCTGCCACTCCCGCAAGCCCGCCTGCGGCGCCTGCCCGATCGCCGATCTCTGCCCGTCGTACGGAGAGGGCGAGACCGACCCGGAGAAGGCGAAGAAGCTCCTGAAGTACGAGATGGGCGGCCTGCCGGGCCAGCGCCTCAAGCCCCCGCCGGACTACCCGGGGAAGGCCGCGCCCCCGCTGGGCGCCGCATGAGCGAGGAACCAACCGAGGGTCCACAGGCGTTGTCCACAGTTGGACGGGGGTGCCGATGACGCACGCGAGCGACACGAGCGAGACAACCGACACGAGCCATACGCACATGAGCGATGGGAACGGCTTCGAGGGACCCGGCGGACCCGGCGGACCCGGCGCACCCGGCAGACCCGGCGGACCCGGCGGCACAGGTCGCCCTGCACGAAGCCCATCAGGCAGCCCCAACGGACACGTGCGCCTCAGCACCGAAGGACTCCCCGCCTGGCTGGACCCCGTCGCCCGCGCCGCCGAGACCGTCCAGCCGACCCAGCTCAGCCGCTTCCTGCCCCCGGAGAGCGGCGCCGGACGCCAGTCCGCCGTGCTGATCCTCTTCGGAGAGGGCGCGCGCGGCCCCGAGCTGCTCCTGATGGAGCGTTCGGGGAGCCTGCGCTCGCACGCGGGCCAGCCCTCCTTCCCCGGCGGCTCCCTCGACCCCGAGGACGGCGATCCGCTCGCCGACGGCCCCCTGCGCGCCGCGCTGCGCGAGGCCGAGGAGGAGACCGGGCTCGACCCCCGAGGCGTCCAGCTCTTCGGCGTGCTGCCCAAGCTCTTCATCCCGGTGAGCGACTTCGTGGTGACCCCGGTGCTCGGCTGGTGGCGCACGCCCACCCCCGTCGGCGTCGTCGATCCGGCCGAGACCGCCCGCGTCTTCACGGTTCCCGTGTCCGATCTCACGGATCCCGACAACCGCGCGACGACGGTTCATCCGAGCGGCCACCGAGGCCCGGCCT from Streptomyces sp. BA2 encodes:
- a CDS encoding NUDIX hydrolase encodes the protein MTHASDTSETTDTSHTHMSDGNGFEGPGGPGGPGAPGRPGGPGGTGRPARSPSGSPNGHVRLSTEGLPAWLDPVARAAETVQPTQLSRFLPPESGAGRQSAVLILFGEGARGPELLLMERSGSLRSHAGQPSFPGGSLDPEDGDPLADGPLRAALREAEEETGLDPRGVQLFGVLPKLFIPVSDFVVTPVLGWWRTPTPVGVVDPAETARVFTVPVSDLTDPDNRATTVHPSGHRGPAFLVESALVWGFTAGVIDRILHFAGWERPWDRTKQVPLDWRA